A window of the Deltaproteobacteria bacterium genome harbors these coding sequences:
- the nrfD gene encoding polysulfide reductase NrfD — MPRPTDPLGPDWALVKPIVESNPRFWFVVGVLLAGIALGATAYIHQVRTGLGVTGMNRPVYWGIYIINFVFFIGISHAGTLISAILRLANAEWRRAITRSAEVITVMVIVFGVSNVIFDLGRPDRAYFVVTHGRLQSPLLWDVCSISVYLTCSTIYLYLPLIPDIAILRDQANRRRWLYRILALGWQGTPGQHRLLEKGIGVLMVIVIPIAVSVHTVVSFVFAMTLQPMWHAAIFGPYFVVGAIFSGIAALIIAMAIIRWAYHLEGYLKQVHFDYLGILLLVMTLLWFYFTFAEYLTTWYGAEPIHMAVWWSKVSGKYSPQFWTMFACCFVIPMMILTRRKTRTVAGTVVASIAITIGMWLERFVIVVPTVSNPRLPLDRGIYHPTWVEWSILTGCFCFFILLYVLFTRFFPIVSIWEIQEGRMNATKELTERVAGYLPDLPAQDAAARGGITVAATEGGLA; from the coding sequence ATGCCCAGGCCCACCGATCCGCTCGGCCCAGACTGGGCGCTGGTCAAGCCGATCGTCGAATCCAACCCACGCTTCTGGTTCGTCGTCGGGGTGCTGCTCGCCGGCATCGCCCTCGGCGCGACGGCCTACATTCATCAAGTGCGCACCGGCCTCGGCGTGACGGGGATGAACCGGCCGGTCTACTGGGGCATCTACATCATCAACTTCGTGTTCTTCATCGGCATCAGCCACGCGGGCACACTGATCTCCGCGATCCTGCGACTCGCCAACGCCGAGTGGCGGCGGGCGATCACCCGCTCGGCCGAGGTGATCACCGTGATGGTGATTGTCTTCGGCGTGAGCAACGTCATCTTCGACCTCGGCCGTCCCGACCGCGCCTACTTCGTCGTCACGCACGGGCGCCTCCAATCGCCGCTGCTGTGGGACGTGTGTTCCATCAGCGTCTATCTGACGTGCAGCACCATCTATCTGTACCTGCCGCTGATTCCCGACATCGCCATTCTCCGCGACCAAGCGAACCGGCGACGCTGGCTGTACCGCATCCTCGCGCTCGGGTGGCAAGGCACGCCCGGGCAGCACCGCCTCCTCGAAAAAGGCATCGGCGTGCTCATGGTGATCGTGATTCCGATCGCGGTCTCCGTGCACACCGTGGTGTCGTTCGTCTTCGCCATGACGCTCCAACCCATGTGGCACGCCGCCATTTTCGGTCCCTACTTCGTCGTCGGCGCCATCTTCAGCGGCATCGCCGCGTTGATCATCGCCATGGCAATCATTCGCTGGGCCTATCACCTCGAAGGCTACCTCAAGCAGGTCCACTTCGACTACCTCGGCATCCTGCTCCTGGTGATGACCTTGCTGTGGTTCTACTTCACGTTCGCAGAGTATCTGACAACCTGGTACGGGGCCGAGCCCATCCACATGGCGGTGTGGTGGTCGAAGGTTTCCGGCAAGTACTCGCCGCAGTTCTGGACAATGTTCGCCTGCTGCTTCGTCATTCCCATGATGATCCTCACGCGGCGGAAGACCCGCACGGTTGCGGGCACCGTCGTCGCCTCGATCGCCATCACGATCGGCATGTGGCTGGAACGCTTCGTCATCGTCGTGCCCACCGTCTCCAACCCGCGCCTGCCGCTGGACCGCGGCATCTACCACCCCACCTGGGTCGAGTGGTCCATCCTCACCGGGTGTTTTTGCTTCTTCATCCTGCTCTACGTGTTGTTCACTCGCTTCTTCCCGATCGTTTCCATCTGGGAAATCCAGGAAGGTCGGATGAACGCCACGAAGGAGTTGACGGAACGGGTCGCGGGTTATCTGCCCGATCTACCAGCCCAGGACGCCGCAGCGCGCGGCGGCATCACCGTTGCTGCGACCGAGGGAGGTCTGGCATGA
- a CDS encoding 4Fe-4S dicluster domain-containing protein, translating to MARWGMVIDLNRCTACQGCVTACHQENNVPPSTPTLAGESRSIRWIDMMPLYEGEYPHTTLTLLPMMCQHCEHPPCIKVCPVGATFFSESEGIVGQVYSRCIGCRYCTNACPYTVRQFNWYPPDVPDPYRDGTNPDVSVRYKGVVEKCTFCNHRLMKARDTAKAEGRDLLPGEYTPACVEACPTKAMVFGNLQDPDTEVSKLARSKRAFRLMEDLGTEPKVVYLREGRGQ from the coding sequence ATGGCCCGCTGGGGGATGGTGATCGATCTCAATCGGTGCACGGCGTGCCAGGGATGTGTCACCGCCTGTCATCAGGAGAACAACGTGCCCCCATCGACTCCGACACTCGCCGGCGAGAGCCGCTCCATTCGATGGATCGACATGATGCCGCTGTACGAAGGGGAGTACCCCCACACAACGCTCACGCTGCTGCCGATGATGTGCCAGCACTGCGAACATCCGCCGTGCATCAAGGTCTGCCCCGTTGGCGCGACGTTTTTCAGTGAGTCGGAAGGGATCGTCGGGCAGGTCTACTCGCGCTGCATCGGTTGCCGGTACTGTACCAACGCGTGCCCCTACACCGTGCGCCAGTTCAACTGGTATCCACCCGACGTGCCCGATCCCTATCGGGATGGCACCAATCCCGACGTCTCCGTCCGCTACAAGGGCGTGGTCGAAAAGTGCACGTTCTGCAACCATCGCTTGATGAAGGCGCGCGACACCGCGAAGGCGGAGGGCCGGGATCTGCTGCCGGGCGAATACACCCCCGCCTGCGTCGAGGCATGCCCCACCAAAGCGATGGTATTCGGCAACCTCCAAGATCCAGACACTGAAGTCTCCAAGCTGGCGCGTTCCAAGCGGGCCTTTCGGCTCATGGAAGATCTGGGGACAGAGCCGAAAGTTGTCTACTTGCGAGAGGGGCGCGGCCAGTGA